TACAAAATCCAGAAGAAAAAGAACGTATTGATTGGGATTATTTTGTTTCCGAAATACAGAAAGTGTTCAAATTAAATGATTTTGAAGTTACTCGCTTAAAAAACAGTAATGTAGCAAAAATTATAGCTACTATTCCATTTGCAGCGGGTTGTAATGAACCGGAAAGAACTGCTATATCACATTTAATAACTTACATTGCAGAAATTAAAGGATTTCAAAAATACTGCGCCCATTTACCCTGTGATAATTTTGATATTTATCATAGATTAAACAGATTAGCAACGTTTTCCGGTGGTGATAAAAAAATAATTCATGAAGGCTTATCTTTGTTAGCATTGATTATGTTAGAAGGATATCATGAATCTCAAGAACACGATAAACAAAATAAAATCTACAACCCGTTAAATTCTGGGTCATGGAATTATGAACAAAAAAAAGCTGAACTGGAAAAAGAACTTGAAGTAATTACCTGTGAATCTCTTGCTGATTTTTTTACTATCGGAGTTAGTAATGGAAGATGGTAGAAATAACGAATTGATTATTTGGCGATGTATTGCCATATTTGGAGCCATATTATTACTATCAAGAATTATTCCAAATATCATAAATAATGATTACCACACAGGTACTATTTCAGACTCGAAAGATAGTTTCTCTCGTATATCTATGTTTGTAATTAATGTTATAGGTTTCTTTGTTTTTATTTTTTTAATTTTCCAACCTTTGAAACTAGAATTATACGGTATATTCAGTTTTTTATATGCAGTTTATTTTTTTATTGACGGATACTCTCCGTTAATGGGAGTATTAATGTTCATACTATCCTTTTCAACACTCTATAAACGCGGATTTTATAGGAAGAACAAAAAAACTAAATTTATTTTCACCTGTATCTTTCTATCACTCATAATGATATCAGGAATTAGATATGGGATAGATATTTGGTTTGATGGATTCATCAACACATTCGGCTATCTTTTTATAATCGGTCTTATCGCCTACGTTATTCTAAGTAAAGTTGCAAAAGACAAAAAATATTCCGGTCAACCGGTGTTAGATTTTAATAAATTTCCGGATCTTACAGAACGTGACAAAGAATGGA
This sequence is a window from Treponema brennaborense DSM 12168. Protein-coding genes within it:
- a CDS encoding helix-turn-helix transcriptional regulator, yielding MEDGRNNELIIWRCIAIFGAILLLSRIIPNIINNDYHTGTISDSKDSFSRISMFVINVIGFFVFIFLIFQPLKLELYGIFSFLYAVYFFIDGYSPLMGVLMFILSFSTLYKRGFYRKNKKTKFIFTCIFLSLIMISGIRYGIDIWFDGFINTFGYLFIIGLIAYVILSKVAKDKKYSGQPVLDFNKFPDLTERDKEWIKLLITETKYTTIAHEYGISFGTVRNRMRYIFKILGVPDRIGFMASFSGYEILG